ACTACTTCGGCGACCCGGCCCCTGGAGAGAACACCAAGCGCTTCCTGGCGGCCGTCGAGGAAGCGTTGGCCGCGCGGCGGACGTGGGACCGGCGGCTCCTGGTCCCGTAGGCACATCTATGGACCCACAACGAGAGGGGTCGGCATGAGCGAGATCCAGGTCGTCATCCTGGCCGCAGGACTCGGTACCCGGCTCAACCTGCCGCTACCTAAGCCGCTCGCCCCGCTCGCAGACGGCAGGAGCATCCTCGGCCACCAGCTGGACAACCTCCGCCAGGCCTTCGCCGACACCGCCCGGATCGCCGTGGTGGTCGGCTTCCGGTACGACCTGATCATGCGGGCCGCGCCGGAGGTCAGGTTCGTCTACAACGAGCGGTATGACGAAACTAACACCGCGCGGAGCCTGCTGAAGGCCCTGCGCAGCTCGCATTCCGGGGGCGTTCTGTGGCTCAATGGCGATGTGGTGTTCGACCCCCGACTGCTGGAGCGGGCCCAGCCGCTGATCGATAGTGATCTCACGTTCGCCTGCGTGAACACCGCTACTGTCGGCGAGGAGGAGGTCAAATATCGCACCGATGCCGACGGCTACCTGACAGAGCTCTCCAAGTCCGTCATCGACGGGCGCGGTGAGGCAGTAGGAATCAACTACGTGGCGTCCGCCGACAAGGCGGCGCTGATCGAGCACCTCGAGCGCTGCACCGACCAGGACTTCTTTGAACGCGGTATGGAATCCGCGATCAAGGAGGGCCGGCTGCGTGTTCAGGCGTTGGACATCTCCGATTGCTTCGTCGTTGAGGTGGACTTCGTCGATGACCTCGAGCGGGCGAACACGGAGGTGAGCAGGATCGTCACGCCCGCCGCGTGACCTCGTCCCCGGGAGCGACCCGGGGAGGGGTGCGGCAACCGGCCGTGACGGCGCATTATGAACGGCAGCAACGTCTTCCCGAACGGCTCCGAGCGGGTCTTCGGCCCCTCGTCCACAATCCTCGGCCATCGGGGATGCGGCCGAGGAACCGTCGACGGGTTCCTGGAGAACACCCTCGAGTCGTTCCTCGCGGCGGTGCAGTACGGTGTCGACTGGCTCGAGGTGGACGTCCGCCGCACCTCGGACGACCTGCTAGTCGTGGCGCACAACCCGGCCGATGACGACGGTGTCTTCTACGCCGACATCACCGGTCACGAGGCGTCCGACCGGGGCTCGCTACGCC
This is a stretch of genomic DNA from Mycobacterium lacus. It encodes these proteins:
- a CDS encoding phosphocholine cytidylyltransferase family protein; translation: MSEIQVVILAAGLGTRLNLPLPKPLAPLADGRSILGHQLDNLRQAFADTARIAVVVGFRYDLIMRAAPEVRFVYNERYDETNTARSLLKALRSSHSGGVLWLNGDVVFDPRLLERAQPLIDSDLTFACVNTATVGEEEVKYRTDADGYLTELSKSVIDGRGEAVGINYVASADKAALIEHLERCTDQDFFERGMESAIKEGRLRVQALDISDCFVVEVDFVDDLERANTEVSRIVTPAA